The following proteins are co-located in the Ailuropoda melanoleuca isolate Jingjing chromosome 13, ASM200744v2, whole genome shotgun sequence genome:
- the PRNP gene encoding major prion protein codes for MVKSHIGGWILVLFVATWSDLGLCKKRPKPGGGWNTGGSRYPGQGSPGGNRYPPQGGGGWGQPHGGGWGQPHGGGWGQPHGGGWGQPHGGGGWGQGGGGHGQWGKPSKPKTNMKHVAGAAAAGAVVGGLGGYMLGSAMSRPLIHFGNDYEDRYYRENMYRYPNQVYYKPVDQYSNQNSFVHDCVNITVKQHTVTTTTKGENFTETDIKIMERVVEQMCVTQYQREAEAYYQRGASAILFSPPPVILLISLLILLIVG; via the coding sequence ATGGTGAAAAGCCACATAGGCGGCTGGATCCTGGTTCTCTTTGTGGCCACATGGAGTGACCTGGGCCTCTGCAAGAAGCGGCCGAAGCCTGGAGGCGGCTGGAACACCGGGGGGAGCCGATACCCCGGGCAGGGCAGCCCTGGAGGCAACCGCTACCCACCCCAGGGCGGCGGCGGCTGGGGACAGCCCCACGGGGGCGGATGGGGACAGCCCCACGGGGGTGGCTGGGGTCAGCCCCACGGGGGCGGCTGGGGACAGCCGCAcggtgggggtggctggggtcAAGGCGGGGGCGGCCACGGTCAGTGGGGCAAGCCCAGTAAGCCCAAAACCAACATGAAGCACGTGGCGGGAGCCGCGGCAGCGGGGGCGGTCGTGGGGGGCCTCGGCGGCTACATGCTGGGGAGCGCCATGAGCCGGCCCCTCATTCATTTTGGCAACGACTATGAGGACCGTTACTACCGTGAGAACATGTACCGCTACCCCAACCAAGTGTACTACAAGCCGGTGGATCAGTACAGCAACCAGAACAGCTTCGTGCACGACTGCGTCAACATCACGGTCAAGCAGCACAcggtcaccaccaccaccaaggggGAGAACTTCACGGAGACCGACATAAAGATCATGGAGCGCGTGGTGGAGCAGATGTGCGTCACCCAGTACCAGAGAGAGGCCGAGGCTTACTACCAAAGGGGGGCGAGCGCCATCCTGTTCTCCCCGCCCCCCGTGATCCTCCTCATCTCGCTGCTCATTCTCCTGATCGTGGGATGA